In Helicobacter mastomyrinus, a single genomic region encodes these proteins:
- a CDS encoding flagellar basal body P-ring protein FlgI: MKALNRYIFGAIWIWLSITCLYGQKLSEVAQIVGIRENSLVGYGLVIGLNGTGDKSGSKFTMQSVANMLESVNVKLSANDIKSKNIAAVMVTASLPPFARQGDKLDILVSSIGDAKSIRGGTLIMTPLTGVDGNIYALAQGSITSGEGASTLSGSIIDGAIVEREVSYNLYNQKNATLSLKTSDLQNAIKIQQALNSVFADAVAVAVDARTIRLSKPDNLSMVEFLALVEEVEIDYSHKEKIVIDEKSGTIIAGVGITIEPVVITHGDITIKVSNEMVEDANALVIDDSAVLSQSQGTISSTNGTKPTVSSVVKALQKLGASPRNVILILESMKRSGALRAEIEVM; the protein is encoded by the coding sequence ATGAAAGCATTAAATAGATATATCTTTGGGGCTATATGGATATGGCTTAGCATAACTTGTCTTTATGGGCAAAAATTAAGTGAAGTAGCTCAAATTGTAGGTATTAGAGAAAATAGTCTCGTGGGCTATGGATTAGTTATAGGGCTAAATGGCACAGGCGATAAGAGCGGCTCAAAATTCACTATGCAGAGTGTGGCCAATATGCTAGAGAGCGTGAATGTAAAGCTGTCTGCAAATGATATTAAGTCTAAAAATATTGCAGCTGTAATGGTAACAGCAAGCTTGCCTCCATTTGCAAGGCAGGGTGATAAGCTTGATATTTTAGTATCTTCTATTGGCGATGCGAAATCTATTCGTGGTGGAACACTTATTATGACCCCATTAACTGGGGTTGATGGTAATATTTATGCCCTTGCGCAAGGAAGTATTACCTCAGGTGAGGGGGCAAGCACATTATCTGGAAGCATTATAGATGGGGCGATTGTAGAACGTGAAGTAAGCTATAACCTCTATAATCAAAAAAATGCAACACTTAGTCTTAAAACATCAGATTTACAGAATGCCATTAAGATTCAGCAGGCTTTGAATAGTGTTTTTGCCGACGCGGTGGCGGTGGCTGTCGATGCACGCACTATTAGACTAAGTAAGCCTGACAACTTAAGTATGGTAGAATTTTTAGCTTTGGTTGAGGAAGTGGAGATAGATTATTCTCATAAAGAAAAAATCGTTATTGATGAGAAGTCTGGCACGATTATCGCAGGTGTGGGGATTACTATTGAGCCTGTGGTTATTACACACGGGGATATTACAATTAAGGTTTCTAATGAAATGGTTGAAGATGCCAATGCATTAGTGATTGATGATAGTGCAGTTTTAAGCCAATCCCAAGGCACAATTAGCAGTACAAATGGCACAAAGCCCACCGTTTCAAGTGTAGTGAAAGCATTACAAAAACTGGGTGCTAGCCCACGTAATGTTATACTTATACTAGAGAGTATGAAAAGATCGGGTGCATTACGAGCAGAGATTGAGGTAATGTAA
- a CDS encoding sensor histidine kinase encodes MDNQNSFINPEILAHLSSSDKGILLEALDTLIQSTYGTEQEFKKLQNDFNSLKALYEWVLELIPQAICVIESDGNVFYQNVKASQIADVFKDIAHLQEGEHEVEYEEQNYLLQVSIKNDKKVVSATNITNQKRQERLASMGQISAHLAHEIRNPIGSISLLTSTLLRRGEPQIESVVLEIKKALWRVERLINTTLLWTKGVKANRALCALSDLENELHEIVGHYTYSKPINFVFDLQGGGEEQILADFDLLSIVLQNFLSNAIDAIEEGECEEGLINVNFASDNTSWCFIFSDNGQAIADKNMLFEPFKTTKLKGNGLGLALCQQIITAHNGSISLEDSMESKIFYVRIAKS; translated from the coding sequence ATGGACAATCAAAATAGCTTTATTAACCCCGAGATTTTAGCACATCTTAGCAGTAGTGATAAAGGCATTTTGCTAGAGGCTTTAGATACACTTATACAAAGCACTTATGGCACGGAGCAAGAATTTAAAAAACTACAAAATGATTTTAATAGCCTTAAAGCACTCTATGAGTGGGTGCTTGAGCTTATCCCCCAAGCGATTTGCGTGATAGAATCCGATGGAAATGTGTTTTACCAAAATGTTAAAGCCAGTCAAATCGCAGATGTGTTTAAGGATATTGCGCATTTACAAGAGGGGGAGCACGAAGTGGAATATGAGGAGCAAAACTACCTTTTGCAAGTGAGTATTAAAAACGATAAAAAAGTGGTGAGTGCGACTAATATCACCAATCAAAAACGGCAGGAGCGATTAGCCTCTATGGGACAGATTTCCGCACATTTAGCACACGAAATACGCAATCCCATAGGCTCTATATCTTTGCTTACCTCAACGCTCTTAAGACGTGGTGAGCCGCAAATTGAAAGTGTTGTTTTAGAGATTAAAAAGGCGCTTTGGCGTGTGGAGCGACTGATTAATACGACTTTGCTTTGGACTAAGGGCGTCAAAGCGAATCGCGCATTATGTGCTTTGAGCGATTTAGAAAATGAGCTGCACGAAATTGTGGGGCATTATACTTATTCTAAGCCTATTAATTTTGTCTTTGATTTACAGGGAGGGGGAGAGGAGCAGATTCTCGCGGATTTTGATTTGTTAAGCATTGTGCTGCAAAATTTTCTCTCTAATGCTATTGACGCGATTGAGGAGGGCGAGTGTGAAGAGGGGCTAATCAATGTAAATTTTGCAAGCGATAATACATCTTGGTGTTTTATATTTAGCGATAATGGACAAGCCATTGCGGATAAAAATATGCTATTTGAGCCATTTAAAACTACCAAGTTAAAGGGTAATGGCTTGGGCTTGGCATTGTGTCAGCAGATTATCACCGCACATAATGGTTCTATTTCGCTTGAAGATAGTATGGAATCTAAAATTTTTTATGTAAGGATTGCTAAAAGCTAG
- a CDS encoding MnmC family methyltransferase has protein sequence MDKNHWLRESSDGSLSAYNEAFGECYHSLRDGALNESLYKHVYPALQHIQSVFLELPHILCALDICFGLGYNSFALIATLAQRGYKGKLRIYSPEQDSAIFSALRDFAYPPLMSAYHNEIDKIFCFFAQSLCNVISMYAFKIEDMECEMYIYKGDALDMLNSLPQEAFHIIFQDAFSPKKNPALWSETYFCSLYKLLHSQGIITTYSQSKAIRQNAYRAGLRVYNYESGIVRGGSVMGKDDIRLSSLNGFMIQNKDDL, from the coding sequence GTGGATAAAAATCATTGGCTACGTGAGAGTAGCGATGGGAGCTTGAGCGCGTATAATGAAGCATTTGGCGAATGCTATCATAGCTTGAGAGATGGCGCACTGAATGAAAGCCTTTATAAGCATGTTTATCCTGCATTGCAGCATATCCAATCAGTTTTTTTAGAGCTGCCACATATATTATGTGCGCTTGATATATGCTTTGGCTTAGGGTATAACAGCTTTGCTCTTATAGCGACTTTAGCACAGAGAGGCTATAAGGGTAAGCTGAGAATCTACTCTCCCGAGCAAGATAGTGCGATATTTAGCGCATTGCGTGATTTTGCATATCCGCCATTGATGAGCGCATACCACAATGAGATAGATAAGATTTTTTGCTTTTTTGCCCAAAGCCTCTGTAATGTGATAAGTATGTATGCTTTTAAAATAGAGGATATGGAATGTGAAATGTATATTTACAAGGGCGATGCGTTAGATATGTTAAATTCCCTCCCGCAAGAAGCGTTTCATATCATTTTTCAAGATGCCTTTAGTCCAAAGAAGAATCCTGCCCTATGGAGCGAAACATATTTTTGTAGTTTATATAAACTTTTGCACTCACAAGGCATTATTACTACCTATTCTCAAAGCAAGGCTATCCGCCAAAATGCTTATCGTGCAGGATTAAGGGTGTATAATTATGAGAGTGGCATTGTGCGCGGCGGCAGTGTGATGGGCAAAGATGATATTAGACTATCATCTTTAAATGGATTTATGATACAGAATAAAGATGATTTGTAA
- a CDS encoding rod-binding protein, giving the protein MNIDTSMAMMNFYNTKENSIAKARLEEQKTDAALREQTDQFESILLKFMLEKAIKNDDTLYPKQPGSDIYHSMYIDQLSQELSGGFGYSELLFNFLKEQQNMEKTTKNLAHRGIRNPYGQSK; this is encoded by the coding sequence ATGAATATTGACACATCTATGGCAATGATGAATTTTTACAATACAAAAGAAAATAGCATAGCCAAAGCACGACTTGAAGAGCAGAAGACAGACGCAGCACTTAGAGAGCAAACAGACCAATTTGAATCTATTTTGCTTAAATTTATGCTTGAAAAGGCGATTAAAAATGATGATACACTCTATCCTAAGCAGCCCGGAAGTGATATATATCATTCAATGTATATTGATCAATTAAGCCAAGAGCTAAGCGGTGGTTTTGGGTATAGCGAATTGCTTTTTAATTTTCTAAAAGAGCAACAAAATATGGAGAAAACTACTAAGAATCTTGCACATAGGGGAATAAGAAATCCGTATGGACAATCAAAATAG
- a CDS encoding LTA synthase family protein, whose product MKDKWLEKLLVQSICFAIFLFVLFFVLKLCFVLYSGVYHNAIGEVKHFGEYINTFINGLRYDSRNIAAFSIIYFLVGLVFFWSNVRYFVLWIYAFLVSVVSIFIGIAEIVFYEIFDDVFNANLLGLIFDDQKAIFHTGISGQYGITFKVIVWLLLSLIFMWAYTKIFGSIAREYGNDPLSSIRSRSYRKESYLVCGVLFVIFGLFMMICINSALSFKGVSLDQVIKPVENNFLRKASPGALRDLYLVYNGYTKISNSKFSDYTTQSPLEVVREYFGLDSKEPSYNLKDLLAKKVNNTTGGKKIDYIFYIIAESLSEWHFDEDFDEIGLTSGLKSLVDGNHGVKIGIFLENAGSTIKSMDVHLTGLFQTEIPVNSMLGTLQPFITAPGEIMKDLGYKNNFYYGGSGIWQKLDQYSSSQGFEKMYYSTHIINNAKLNDYSSPYEGLWGAYDHHLFAFIKDNVFKERNVPSFNMILTTSNHPPYDVPLEQFGVPLDRIEQFFAHNAKYKDKSARLIGHIWYEDKAITQFIREISRVLPNSLFVITGDHYDREYPKQGLAIKVSNAVPFIIYSPMLEIKKNTNVGSHIDITPSIVELVAPHNYTYHSFGTPLVSNDNIALSEKNSALGYFAIATDRFIYNKDGTIEYFHDGTARNNDKQSAQALYKKLQQATALSWWILKNGYEVKEIP is encoded by the coding sequence ATGAAAGATAAATGGCTTGAAAAATTGCTCGTCCAATCCATTTGTTTTGCTATATTTTTATTTGTCTTGTTTTTTGTGCTAAAGCTTTGCTTTGTGCTGTATAGTGGTGTGTATCATAATGCCATAGGGGAAGTAAAGCATTTTGGAGAATATATTAATACCTTTATTAATGGTTTGCGATACGACTCTCGCAATATCGCGGCTTTTAGCATTATATATTTTCTAGTGGGTTTAGTCTTTTTTTGGAGTAATGTACGTTATTTCGTGCTATGGATTTATGCCTTTCTTGTGAGTGTTGTGAGTATTTTTATAGGCATTGCAGAGATTGTATTTTATGAGATTTTTGATGATGTATTTAATGCTAATCTTTTGGGCTTAATTTTTGATGACCAAAAGGCTATTTTCCATACGGGTATCAGTGGGCAGTATGGAATCACATTTAAGGTTATAGTATGGCTTTTGCTTAGTTTGATCTTTATGTGGGCTTATACAAAGATTTTTGGCTCGATTGCACGTGAATATGGAAACGACCCGCTAAGTTCTATCCGCTCTCGCTCTTATAGGAAAGAATCTTATCTTGTGTGTGGGGTGCTCTTTGTCATATTTGGCTTATTTATGATGATTTGTATCAATTCTGCCTTAAGCTTTAAGGGTGTGAGTTTAGACCAAGTTATCAAACCTGTTGAAAATAACTTTTTACGTAAAGCCTCGCCTGGAGCTTTAAGAGATTTATATCTTGTATATAATGGATATACAAAAATTTCTAATTCTAAATTTAGCGATTACACTACTCAAAGTCCATTAGAAGTGGTGAGGGAATACTTTGGGCTTGATTCTAAAGAGCCTTCTTATAACCTTAAAGACTTACTTGCAAAAAAGGTGAATAATACTACCGGCGGGAAAAAGATAGATTATATATTCTATATCATAGCAGAATCTTTAAGCGAGTGGCACTTTGATGAGGATTTTGATGAGATTGGTTTGACATCGGGGCTAAAGTCTTTGGTAGATGGCAATCACGGTGTGAAGATTGGCATATTTTTGGAAAATGCGGGTTCTACGATTAAAAGTATGGACGTGCATCTCACAGGGCTTTTCCAAACAGAGATTCCTGTCAATTCTATGCTTGGCACATTGCAACCTTTTATCACCGCACCCGGCGAGATTATGAAGGATTTAGGATATAAGAATAACTTTTATTATGGTGGGAGTGGCATTTGGCAGAAGCTTGACCAATACAGCTCTTCACAGGGCTTTGAAAAAATGTATTACAGCACTCACATTATTAATAATGCAAAGCTAAATGATTATTCCTCTCCTTATGAGGGGTTATGGGGGGCGTATGATCATCATCTTTTTGCATTTATAAAGGATAATGTCTTTAAAGAGCGCAACGTCCCTAGTTTCAATATGATTCTCACTACTTCTAATCACCCTCCTTATGATGTGCCTTTGGAGCAGTTTGGTGTGCCGCTTGATAGAATCGAGCAGTTCTTTGCCCATAATGCTAAGTATAAAGACAAAAGTGCGCGATTAATTGGGCATATTTGGTATGAAGATAAGGCTATCACACAATTTATCCGTGAGATTTCTCGTGTGCTACCTAATTCGCTTTTTGTCATTACAGGCGATCATTATGATAGGGAATATCCAAAACAAGGTTTGGCAATCAAAGTAAGCAATGCTGTGCCGTTTATTATCTATTCGCCTATGCTTGAGATAAAAAAGAATACCAATGTCGGCTCACATATTGATATTACGCCAAGTATAGTGGAGCTTGTTGCACCGCATAATTATACATATCATAGTTTTGGTACACCGCTTGTGAGTAATGATAATATCGCACTGAGCGAGAAAAATAGTGCATTGGGATATTTTGCCATAGCCACGGATAGGTTTATTTATAATAAGGATGGCACGATAGAGTATTTTCACGATGGCACAGCACGCAATAATGATAAACAGAGCGCACAAGCACTCTATAAAAAGCTCCAACAAGCCACAGCATTGAGCTGGTGGATTCTCAAAAATGGTTATGAAGTTAAAGAGATACCTTAA
- the aroA gene encoding 3-phosphoshikimate 1-carboxyvinyltransferase, translated as MRITKITPAKCFECEFDDIATDKSISHRSAMFALLADSPCEVEGYLMGEDTLHTLQIARELGLVVEQSTNTLKLIPPHHINEPHKVLDCGNAGTGMRLFAGLLSGVKGHFVLSGDEYLNARPMRRIVEPLNSIGACIRGRNNNAYAPLSIVGGHLQAFDYTSPIASAQVKSAMILAGLRSQGRSRFYEPFLSRNHTENMLRGMGVQIQSKENENGGYEVCFEGQPYKKLKSFHIKIPADPSSAFYFAVAACVLESKVKLKNVLLNKTRIEAFKILESMGAEVTYHRHHSLYEEVGDIEVYGKSLRAIEVTDNIAWLIDEIPALSICFAVAKGTSRVCNAKELRVKESDRIRAVVSNLRSMGIVCDEFEDGFSVCGGELKRARVSSFGDHRIAMSFAIAQLVCGGEIADSACIDVSFPQFLAYLSHITSVENANEG; from the coding sequence ATGCGTATTACAAAAATTACTCCCGCCAAATGTTTTGAATGTGAATTTGATGATATTGCCACGGATAAGTCTATTTCGCATCGTTCGGCGATGTTTGCGCTTTTGGCAGATTCTCCTTGTGAAGTGGAGGGCTACCTTATGGGTGAGGATACGCTCCATACATTGCAAATCGCACGTGAGTTAGGACTTGTGGTAGAGCAGAGCACAAATACCCTAAAGCTTATCCCGCCTCATCATATCAATGAGCCGCACAAAGTGCTTGACTGCGGTAATGCCGGGACGGGAATGCGGCTATTTGCAGGATTATTAAGCGGTGTGAAGGGGCATTTTGTGTTAAGTGGTGATGAGTATCTTAATGCACGTCCTATGAGGCGGATCGTTGAGCCTTTAAATAGCATTGGGGCGTGCATTAGAGGGAGGAATAATAATGCCTATGCACCTTTAAGCATTGTAGGAGGGCATTTACAAGCTTTTGATTATACAAGTCCTATTGCCTCTGCGCAAGTAAAAAGTGCGATGATACTTGCAGGATTGCGCTCTCAAGGGCGTTCAAGATTCTATGAGCCATTTTTAAGCCGCAATCATACGGAAAATATGCTACGCGGTATGGGTGTGCAAATACAAAGCAAGGAAAATGAAAATGGTGGGTATGAAGTGTGTTTTGAGGGGCAGCCTTATAAAAAGTTAAAATCTTTTCATATTAAAATACCTGCTGACCCATCAAGTGCGTTTTATTTTGCTGTCGCTGCGTGTGTGTTAGAATCTAAAGTAAAGCTTAAAAATGTGCTTTTAAACAAAACGCGTATTGAAGCATTTAAGATATTAGAATCTATGGGTGCGGAGGTGACCTATCATCGTCATCACTCGCTTTATGAGGAGGTGGGCGATATTGAAGTATATGGTAAAAGCCTAAGGGCGATTGAGGTAACTGATAATATCGCTTGGCTTATTGATGAGATTCCGGCTTTAAGTATTTGTTTTGCAGTCGCAAAAGGCACATCACGCGTTTGCAATGCTAAAGAATTGCGCGTTAAAGAGAGTGATAGAATCCGTGCGGTTGTGAGCAATCTACGCAGTATGGGGATTGTATGTGATGAGTTTGAAGATGGATTTAGCGTATGCGGAGGAGAGTTAAAAAGGGCTAGGGTATCATCTTTTGGCGACCATCGTATTGCTATGAGCTTTGCTATCGCACAGCTTGTGTGCGGGGGAGAGATAGCAGATAGTGCTTGTATTGATGTGTCTTTCCCGCAATTCCTTGCATATTTATCGCATATTACATCTGTGGAGAATGCAAATGAGGGTTAA
- a CDS encoding 4-hydroxy-3-methylbut-2-enyl diphosphate reductase — translation MRVKLAEKYGFCFGVKRAIHIAEGNRNATTFGPLIHNVKEIERLQRDFGVSLSETLQQAQDSQSVIVRTHGITKGDLESLRERKTKIIDATCPFVTKPQNIVEKMSKEGYQIIIFGDKDHPEVKGVASYGENVVIVASVEEITKCKLRKKIALVSQTTKQPEQFGKIAAFLASRVNELRVFNTICNATFENQRAALELSQEVDIMIIVGGKNSSNTKQLLKIAQTHCNDSYLVEDKNELQKQWFRDKKLCGITAGASTPDWIIEGVKAEIEQI, via the coding sequence ATGAGGGTTAAACTTGCAGAGAAATATGGCTTTTGCTTTGGAGTGAAAAGGGCTATTCATATTGCCGAGGGTAATCGTAATGCCACAACTTTTGGCCCGCTTATACATAATGTAAAGGAAATTGAGCGACTGCAAAGGGACTTTGGCGTGAGTTTAAGCGAGACTTTGCAGCAAGCTCAAGATTCTCAAAGTGTGATTGTGCGCACACACGGGATTACAAAAGGGGATTTGGAATCTTTACGAGAGCGTAAGACAAAGATCATAGATGCTACTTGCCCTTTTGTAACCAAGCCGCAAAATATTGTAGAGAAAATGTCTAAAGAGGGCTATCAAATCATTATTTTTGGCGATAAGGATCACCCCGAAGTGAAGGGGGTGGCGAGCTATGGTGAAAATGTGGTGATTGTGGCAAGTGTTGAAGAAATAACCAAATGCAAGTTGCGAAAGAAGATAGCGCTTGTTTCTCAAACGACCAAACAGCCCGAACAATTTGGCAAAATTGCTGCATTCCTTGCCTCAAGGGTTAATGAGCTGCGCGTGTTTAATACTATTTGCAACGCCACATTTGAGAATCAAAGGGCAGCCCTTGAATTAAGCCAAGAGGTGGATATAATGATTATCGTAGGGGGAAAAAACTCTTCAAATACCAAGCAGCTTTTAAAGATTGCCCAAACGCACTGCAATGATAGTTATTTAGTGGAAGATAAAAATGAATTACAAAAGCAATGGTTTAGGGATAAAAAGTTATGTGGGATTACAGCGGGAGCTTCTACTCCCGATTGGATTATAGAGGGTGTGAAGGCAGAAATAGAACAAATTTAG